In the genome of Candidatus Binatia bacterium, the window ATGACCGCGTTGCGTCGCTCGAAGACCTCGGTTTCGATCGGGTCGATGCGAGGCTGCTCGCGAGGGTCACGCCGCCGCGCGTCGGGCGTCGTCGTGAACCAGCGCCGGAAGGTGAGCCCGCGGCCCGGCTTCGCGTCCTGCCGCGCCACCGCAGGCGCCCCGGCGTCGCGCCAAGGCGCCTCGCCGCCCGGCGTGTGGGCTGCGGCCGAAACCGGCGTGCCCTGTGCCTTGCCGTTCGTCGCGTCGTCCGTCACACGATTCCCCAGCGTCGAGATATCCACAGCACGCCCCCCTCTCCGGTGCCCGCTCGACGAGCGCACCATCGTGCCGATCGAACCGGGCTCGTACCGCCTGTGCCGCCGGGTGCCGCCCCTTGCTCCTACCCCGCGGCCCCTGCGCTCGCCCTTGATCTTGTGTGGCTCAGGTCATTGCCACACTAGATCTAGTGCTGTCAAGGGAAGGCGGCCCGATTCGTCCGAGAGGCGCTCGAGCCGCGTCCGCCAAGGGGCTCCGGACGTCAAGCGATGATTCCGAAGCTGCGCGAGCTGCTCTCCGACGTGCTCCGAGGCGCGGGCCTCGAGCCCTCGAGCGACCTCTGGCAGATCGCCGAGACCTGGAGCGCGACGCTCGGCGCGCGCATCGCGCGGCACGCGACACCGGTGCGGCTCGCGCGCGGCGAGCTGGTGGTCGCGGTCGGCGACGCGGTCTGGCGGCAGGAGCTCGCCCTGCTCACCGCCGACATCGCGGCGCGCCTGAACCAGGCGCTCGGGCGCGACGTCGTGCAGCGGATCCGGCTGGTCGGCGGCGAGGTGACGCTGGATGCGGCGCTCGCCGCGCGCGAGCGGGACCGAGAGCGACGGCGGCTGCCGAGCGACGCGAGCGCGATCGCGGACGGCGCACGGAGCGCGCGCACGCCCGCCGCGACGC includes:
- a CDS encoding DUF721 domain-containing protein; this encodes MIPKLRELLSDVLRGAGLEPSSDLWQIAETWSATLGARIARHATPVRLARGELVVAVGDAVWRQELALLTADIAARLNQALGRDVVQRIRLVGGEVTLDAALAARERDRERRRLPSDASAIADGARSARTPAATPTHEPKGELAAALRSLAAKRTERLVADGALRRRARSHT